Proteins encoded within one genomic window of Tabrizicola piscis:
- the lptC gene encoding LPS export ABC transporter periplasmic protein LptC — protein sequence MDRHTRVVGWLKVTLPLMALAILATLFLLADRIDPEAALPYAEVDVEDLAREPRMTAPTYAGTTSDGGALTLSADEARPSAEGAPARAQTLRLQLDTPDGAATNLTAAEAVLDNVAREIVLSGGVVITTSTGYRVETAEMTAKLDRSGLQSQTPVTATGPAGDLSAGGMTLGQDNRTPGGYLLVFNGGVRLVYLPGG from the coding sequence ATGGATCGGCACACACGGGTTGTCGGGTGGCTGAAGGTCACCTTGCCGCTGATGGCGCTGGCGATCCTTGCGACGCTGTTCCTGCTGGCCGACCGGATCGACCCCGAGGCGGCCTTGCCCTATGCCGAGGTCGATGTCGAAGATCTGGCGCGCGAACCCCGGATGACCGCGCCCACCTATGCCGGCACCACCAGTGACGGCGGCGCGCTGACCCTGTCGGCAGATGAGGCGCGCCCATCGGCGGAGGGCGCGCCGGCCCGGGCGCAAACGCTGCGGCTGCAACTGGACACGCCGGATGGTGCGGCAACCAACCTGACTGCTGCAGAGGCCGTGCTGGACAATGTCGCGCGCGAAATCGTGCTGTCGGGCGGGGTGGTGATCACCACCTCAACCGGGTATCGCGTTGAAACGGCCGAGATGACGGCAAAGCTTGACCGGTCAGGCCTGCAATCGCAGACGCCGGTTACGGCGACAGGCCCGGCGGGTGACCTTTCTGCAGGCGGCATGACCCTTGGTCAGGACAACCGCACCCCCGGTGGGTATCTTCTGGTTTTCAATGGGGGCGTCCGGCTGGTATATCTTCCAGGTGGCTAA